One Paenisporosarcina sp. FSL H8-0542 genomic region harbors:
- a CDS encoding ABC transporter ATP-binding protein — protein MIRKFFSYYRPHKRLFIIDFTSAIIVAILELAFPLAVQWFIDQLLPTGEWGTIVTVSVLLLAVYLLSTLLNFIVSYLGHKLGINIETDMREQLFTHVQRQSFRFFDNTKTGHVMSRITNDLFDIGELAHHGPEDFFIAIMTFIGAFLIMYNINPELAIIAIIMIPFLIVLVTFSNIKMNQAWKNMYIKIADVNGRVEDSVSGVRVVQSFTNEEFEINRFKHDNGQFRLAKLVAYKVMAGTHSSIYMMTRLMTLIVLVVGAWFTVNGKLSYGELVSFVLFINVLIKPVDKISALLELYPKGMAGFRRFLDLIEQEPEINDRPNAKHVNHLQGNISFNHVHFNYDQHQQVLSDINLTVKAGETVAFVGPSGAGKTTICSLIPRFYEVTEGSITIDGLDIRDMSKQSLRSQIGIVQQDVFLFTGTVRENIAYGKKDASEEEIMEAAKKAHLQEFISELPDGYETQIGERGLKLSGGQKQRLAIARMFLKNPPILILDEATSALDTETEKIIQAALSELAENRTTLIIAHRFATIRDADRVIVVTKEGIAEEGSYTELVEADGLFARLHNIQYQ, from the coding sequence ATGATTAGGAAATTCTTTTCTTATTATCGCCCCCATAAACGACTATTTATTATCGACTTCACCAGTGCCATAATCGTGGCTATATTAGAGCTTGCATTTCCACTGGCAGTCCAGTGGTTCATTGACCAATTATTGCCTACAGGGGAATGGGGTACGATTGTAACCGTAAGCGTCCTCCTGCTGGCCGTTTATTTACTCAGTACCTTACTGAATTTTATCGTCAGTTATTTAGGCCACAAGCTTGGAATCAATATTGAAACGGACATGCGTGAACAACTGTTTACCCATGTACAACGCCAATCCTTTCGCTTTTTCGATAATACCAAAACGGGACATGTAATGAGTCGTATCACAAATGATTTATTCGATATTGGCGAACTGGCCCATCATGGACCTGAAGATTTCTTTATCGCCATCATGACGTTTATCGGTGCATTTCTCATTATGTACAACATCAATCCTGAGCTTGCAATCATCGCTATTATTATGATTCCATTCTTGATTGTTTTGGTTACATTCAGCAATATCAAAATGAATCAAGCATGGAAGAACATGTACATCAAAATTGCCGATGTAAATGGTCGTGTTGAAGACAGTGTTTCAGGTGTTAGGGTGGTTCAATCTTTCACAAATGAAGAATTTGAAATTAACAGATTCAAACATGATAATGGGCAATTTAGACTAGCTAAACTTGTCGCTTACAAAGTAATGGCTGGAACGCATTCCAGCATTTACATGATGACGCGTCTAATGACTTTGATCGTATTGGTCGTAGGTGCATGGTTCACAGTCAATGGAAAATTATCATATGGAGAACTTGTCAGCTTTGTCCTCTTTATAAATGTACTAATTAAACCTGTGGATAAAATCAGTGCATTGCTTGAGCTTTATCCAAAAGGAATGGCCGGATTCAGACGTTTCCTGGATTTAATCGAACAGGAACCGGAAATTAATGATCGTCCAAATGCAAAACATGTGAATCATTTGCAGGGCAATATTTCGTTTAATCATGTCCATTTCAACTACGATCAACATCAACAAGTACTTTCAGATATCAACCTAACAGTTAAAGCTGGAGAAACCGTGGCATTTGTCGGTCCTTCTGGGGCAGGTAAAACGACGATTTGTTCATTGATCCCCCGTTTTTACGAGGTCACGGAAGGTTCCATCACAATCGATGGACTTGATATTCGTGATATGAGTAAGCAATCATTGCGCTCACAAATTGGAATCGTACAACAGGATGTGTTTCTGTTTACTGGGACGGTCCGAGAAAACATTGCCTATGGAAAAAAAGATGCCTCAGAGGAAGAAATAATGGAGGCAGCAAAGAAAGCTCATTTACAAGAATTCATTTCCGAGTTGCCAGATGGTTACGAGACCCAAATCGGGGAACGAGGCTTGAAACTATCAGGTGGACAAAAACAACGTTTAGCCATCGCTCGTATGTTCCTGAAAAACCCACCGATTCTCATATTAGATGAAGCAACATCGGCACTTGATACGGAGACGGAAAAAATTATCCAGGCAGCTTTAAGTGAACTGGCTGAAAATCGCACAACGCTTATTATTGCTCATCGCTTTGCAACTATACGTGATGCAGATCGTGTAATAGTCGTAACGAAAGAAGGTATTGCCGAAGAAGGTTCGTATACGGAATTAGTAGAAGCAGATGGTCTATTTGCAAGATTACACAATATCCAATATCAATAA
- a CDS encoding peptide MFS transporter, which yields MATKQEIVQSVPQKGFFGHPKGLLSLFFTEFWERFSYYGMRAILLYYMYYELNQGGLGLDRSTANSIMAVYGSLVYMSGIIGGWIADRLFGTTKTVFYGGVAIMLGHAVLALPGGITTLFISMGLIIIGTGLLKPNISSIVGDLYSENDVRRDSGFSIFYMGINMGAFIAPLIVGTIGLEYNFHLGFGLASIGMFLGLVVFVATKKKFLGLAGSHVPNPMTKGERKTVFTRISIALVAILIIGYILIENGIMTIDVFTMIVSILGIVIPTIFFIVMYRSSKTNADEKSRVLAYIPLFISAMVFWAIQEQGSIILAQYADERTNLVLGSWEINPAWFQSLNPLFVIGFAPLFAWLWVRLGVKQPSTPKKFALGLFFASMSFLVMIIPAYMNGTETLVSPWWLVLSFFLVVLGELLLSPVGISATTKLAPAAFAAQTMSLWFLTSAAAQAINAQVVKFYNPETEIVYFGVIGAVALIIGLVLYISSPMIEKFMRGVR from the coding sequence ATGGCGACAAAACAAGAAATCGTCCAGTCGGTTCCTCAAAAAGGATTCTTTGGACATCCAAAAGGCTTATTAAGCTTATTCTTTACAGAGTTTTGGGAGCGTTTCTCCTACTACGGAATGCGCGCAATCCTGCTCTACTATATGTACTATGAACTAAACCAAGGTGGACTTGGTTTGGACAGATCGACAGCGAACTCGATTATGGCGGTATATGGATCACTCGTATACATGTCGGGGATTATCGGGGGCTGGATTGCTGACCGTCTATTCGGTACAACCAAAACCGTATTCTACGGTGGGGTAGCCATCATGTTAGGACATGCAGTCTTGGCATTACCAGGCGGAATCACGACACTATTCATTTCAATGGGCTTAATCATTATTGGTACAGGTTTATTGAAACCTAATATCTCTAGCATCGTGGGAGATTTGTATTCGGAAAACGACGTTCGTCGTGACTCTGGATTCAGTATCTTCTACATGGGTATCAACATGGGTGCATTCATTGCGCCATTAATTGTAGGTACTATCGGATTGGAATATAACTTCCATTTAGGATTTGGACTTGCATCAATTGGTATGTTCCTTGGATTAGTTGTATTCGTTGCTACGAAAAAGAAATTTCTTGGACTTGCAGGATCTCATGTTCCGAATCCAATGACTAAAGGTGAGCGTAAAACTGTATTCACGCGTATTTCGATTGCATTAGTTGCCATCTTGATTATTGGTTATATATTGATTGAAAACGGTATCATGACAATCGATGTCTTTACGATGATCGTTTCCATCTTGGGTATCGTCATTCCTACGATTTTCTTTATCGTAATGTATCGTAGTTCAAAAACGAACGCAGATGAAAAATCTCGTGTTCTTGCGTACATTCCATTATTCATCTCGGCGATGGTATTCTGGGCAATTCAAGAGCAAGGGTCAATCATCCTAGCTCAATATGCAGATGAGCGAACTAACTTAGTGCTTGGGTCATGGGAAATTAACCCAGCTTGGTTCCAATCGTTAAATCCATTATTCGTTATTGGGTTTGCACCGTTATTTGCATGGTTATGGGTTCGTCTTGGTGTTAAACAACCGTCAACACCTAAGAAATTTGCCCTTGGTTTATTCTTTGCGAGTATGTCATTCTTAGTGATGATTATCCCTGCTTACATGAATGGAACTGAAACTTTGGTTAGTCCATGGTGGCTAGTATTAAGTTTCTTCTTAGTAGTACTTGGGGAATTACTTCTTTCTCCAGTCGGAATATCAGCAACTACGAAGCTTGCGCCAGCAGCATTCGCTGCACAAACAATGAGCTTATGGTTCTTAACGAGTGCTGCCGCTCAAGCAATCAATGCGCAAGTCGTGAAATTCTACAATCCTGAAACTGAAATCGTCTATTTCGGTGTCATCGGGGCTGTTGCATTGATAATCGGTTTAGTGTTATATATTTCTTCACCAATGATCGAGAAGTTTATGCGTGGCGTACGTTAA
- a CDS encoding DUF6612 family protein: MKKWMTLMATSALALSLVACNTSATPTSKTSEENTSDLTLKQVFEKSLAQSESIESLSADLDMVQKVEVPAQDVAMDSTSKMTMDLIVDPLSMHQKGTTSTTIPGEESSGQPQEMEMESFMTADGFFTHDNMSQQWMKLPKDVYEQMISISQKQADPSQQLKDLEAFMDDFTFNQDDKEYVLKLSAAGEKFNELIQKQLAETMPELGADEQEMLKELNIKKVDYEIHIDKETFNTTALNVVMDMTMAVDGEEMTLYQDMKSTFSNYNGVKKIVVPQEVLDTAQEM; the protein is encoded by the coding sequence ATGAAAAAGTGGATGACACTTATGGCTACTAGTGCATTAGCGCTAAGTTTAGTTGCATGTAACACATCAGCAACTCCAACTTCCAAAACGTCAGAAGAAAACACAAGTGATTTAACACTTAAACAAGTATTTGAAAAGTCATTAGCACAATCAGAATCTATTGAAAGCCTTAGTGCAGATCTTGATATGGTCCAAAAAGTTGAAGTTCCAGCTCAAGATGTAGCAATGGATTCAACTTCAAAAATGACAATGGATTTGATTGTCGATCCTTTGAGCATGCATCAAAAGGGCACTACGTCGACGACGATTCCAGGTGAAGAGTCATCAGGACAGCCACAAGAAATGGAAATGGAAAGTTTTATGACTGCAGATGGATTCTTTACACACGATAACATGTCACAGCAATGGATGAAGTTGCCGAAAGATGTGTACGAACAAATGATTTCCATTTCACAAAAGCAAGCTGATCCATCTCAACAGCTGAAGGATTTAGAGGCGTTCATGGATGACTTCACATTCAATCAAGATGATAAAGAATACGTTTTGAAATTGTCTGCGGCTGGGGAAAAGTTTAATGAATTGATCCAAAAACAGTTAGCAGAAACCATGCCGGAGCTGGGTGCGGATGAACAGGAAATGCTGAAAGAATTAAATATCAAAAAAGTTGACTACGAAATCCATATCGATAAAGAAACATTTAATACAACAGCATTAAATGTAGTGATGGACATGACAATGGCGGTAGATGGGGAAGAAATGACCTTGTATCAAGATATGAAATCCACTTTTAGTAATTACAATGGTGTTAAAAAGATAGTGGTGCCTCAAGAAGTACTAGATACCGCACAAGAAATGTAA
- a CDS encoding general stress protein, which produces MSVTYKEYLTDDEAIRGIQEIKAKGVHEDDIYVLTHENHRTNQVADMADANTVGVAEQGLGTSLANVFRKKGDELRAQFEELGFSQPEAEQLEEKLDEHKVVVVVKNTPAGFTY; this is translated from the coding sequence ATGAGTGTAACCTATAAAGAGTATTTAACAGATGATGAAGCGATTCGTGGTATTCAGGAGATTAAAGCTAAAGGCGTACATGAGGACGATATCTACGTACTTACTCATGAAAATCATCGTACAAATCAAGTAGCTGATATGGCAGATGCGAATACTGTCGGCGTTGCAGAACAAGGGTTAGGTACATCCCTTGCAAATGTTTTCCGCAAAAAAGGTGACGAACTTCGTGCGCAATTCGAAGAACTCGGTTTTAGTCAACCGGAAGCAGAACAACTAGAAGAAAAATTAGATGAACACAAAGTGGTTGTTGTAGTCAAAAACACACCTGCTGGATTTACTTATTAA
- a CDS encoding phosphatase PAP2 family protein has protein sequence MKKWFYPLAFVTFIGFITLFFSFTHDEMVEFDEAIGEALIGNEYIRFFHYFGEPIWIVSAAVLLIVYLAFKSRNYRGMLFVLFAVGGGNIINLAIKEWVQRARPDIPHQLTSFSFPSNHAMVGLLYIFTYAYFLTENRASTKWRIGIWLSAVTFTLLVGLSRIAGNNHYGTDVIAGWMCGYSLFILVVIWYEWRNRHMSKRVVQPE, from the coding sequence GTGAAAAAATGGTTTTATCCTTTGGCGTTTGTGACCTTTATTGGCTTCATCACGCTGTTTTTCAGTTTTACTCACGATGAAATGGTTGAATTTGATGAAGCAATAGGAGAAGCACTGATCGGAAACGAATATATTCGATTCTTTCATTACTTTGGGGAGCCAATCTGGATTGTCTCAGCAGCCGTTCTTTTGATTGTCTACCTCGCATTTAAAAGCCGAAACTATCGCGGAATGTTGTTTGTTCTATTTGCCGTTGGTGGAGGAAATATTATAAATCTCGCAATAAAAGAATGGGTGCAACGGGCTCGTCCTGATATTCCGCATCAATTAACGAGTTTCAGTTTTCCATCCAATCATGCCATGGTGGGCTTACTGTACATTTTTACATATGCATATTTTTTAACTGAAAATCGAGCATCCACTAAATGGCGTATCGGAATCTGGCTTAGTGCAGTTACCTTTACTTTACTTGTTGGTTTATCACGCATTGCGGGTAACAACCATTATGGTACGGATGTGATTGCGGGTTGGATGTGTGGCTATTCCCTCTTCATTCTCGTAGTCATTTGGTATGAGTGGCGAAATCGTCACATGTCAAAAAGAGTGGTCCAGCCAGAATAA
- a CDS encoding uracil-DNA glycosylase, translating to MFSIPDELVELGKKRIEGYAVQGFVRSQGSTSPKLLLIGEAPGENEIETGIPFIGRAGNELMQSLNSIGLERENVYMTSPVRSRPYKWGTKKERDGTIVKRTYNRAPKPAEILAHAPLLDYEIHHLQPKLIVTLGTIGLQRLLGKNARVTELHGRKLTQPIQYLKNLEDEQYSLTSKTYVIVPTFHPASVFYRPSLREQVAEDWLKIGQYLKELT from the coding sequence ATGTTTTCCATCCCAGATGAATTGGTGGAATTAGGCAAGAAGCGTATAGAAGGATACGCCGTACAAGGATTTGTCCGTAGTCAAGGGAGTACCTCACCCAAGCTACTATTGATTGGTGAGGCGCCAGGCGAGAATGAGATAGAAACGGGGATTCCATTTATCGGGCGTGCGGGCAATGAGCTCATGCAATCGCTGAACAGTATCGGTTTAGAACGAGAAAATGTCTATATGACCAGCCCTGTTAGAAGCCGACCTTACAAATGGGGCACAAAAAAAGAACGCGATGGCACAATCGTAAAAAGAACGTATAACCGTGCACCCAAGCCTGCTGAAATACTGGCACATGCACCATTGTTGGATTATGAAATTCATCATTTACAGCCAAAATTAATTGTTACACTTGGAACAATCGGCTTGCAACGACTGTTGGGGAAGAATGCGAGGGTCACCGAACTACATGGTCGAAAATTAACACAACCCATTCAGTATTTAAAAAATTTAGAGGATGAACAGTATAGTTTAACATCAAAAACTTATGTGATTGTCCCCACTTTTCATCCCGCTTCGGTGTTTTACAGACCATCTTTAAGAGAACAAGTGGCAGAGGACTGGCTAAAAATTGGTCAATATTTGAAGGAGTTAACATAA
- a CDS encoding MFS transporter, with product MKTITEKENKPISRNKLLGIAGLGWMFDAMDVGILSFVIVALANEWALTPEQMGWIGSVNSIGMAVGAFVFGIFADRVGRKNIFIMTLVLFSVASGLSAFSASLAIFLIFRFFVGMGLGGELPVASTLVSESVEAKERGRVVVLLESFWAAGWLIAAVISYFVIPVHGWRVALIITALPAIYAIYLRLNLPDSPQFTAKRVRESTYAQNIKAVWSKTYARPTLMLWILWFTVVFSYYGMFLWLPSVMVMKGFTLIKSFEYVLIMTIAQLPGYFTAAWLIEKAGRKFVLVTYLLGTATSAFIFGNADTTMLLIVSGAFLSFFNLGAWGALYAYTPEQYPTVIRATGTGMAAAVGRIGGILGPLLVGTLITRGYDIGWVFGIFCIAIVIGVLAVVLLGKETKQLELE from the coding sequence ATGAAGACAATAACAGAAAAAGAGAATAAACCGATTTCCCGCAATAAATTATTGGGAATTGCCGGTCTTGGGTGGATGTTCGATGCGATGGACGTAGGAATTTTATCTTTCGTTATAGTAGCACTCGCGAATGAATGGGCTCTAACTCCTGAACAAATGGGATGGATAGGAAGTGTTAACTCCATCGGAATGGCAGTGGGGGCCTTTGTGTTTGGGATATTCGCTGATCGGGTTGGACGGAAGAATATTTTTATCATGACACTTGTTCTATTTTCAGTGGCGAGTGGATTGTCTGCATTTTCTGCTTCCCTGGCAATCTTTTTGATATTCAGATTTTTTGTGGGAATGGGTTTAGGTGGGGAACTGCCTGTTGCATCTACATTAGTATCTGAAAGCGTGGAAGCAAAAGAACGTGGTCGAGTCGTGGTATTGTTGGAGAGTTTCTGGGCAGCTGGATGGCTGATTGCAGCAGTTATTTCTTATTTCGTTATTCCAGTCCATGGCTGGAGAGTTGCCTTAATCATTACTGCTTTGCCAGCAATATATGCAATTTATCTACGATTGAACTTACCGGACTCTCCGCAATTTACGGCAAAACGAGTTCGGGAGAGCACATATGCTCAAAATATTAAAGCGGTATGGTCTAAAACTTATGCAAGGCCAACGTTGATGTTGTGGATCTTATGGTTTACTGTTGTGTTTTCATATTACGGAATGTTCCTGTGGTTGCCGAGTGTCATGGTAATGAAAGGCTTTACGTTGATTAAAAGTTTCGAGTACGTGCTGATCATGACTATTGCACAATTACCAGGATATTTTACTGCAGCATGGTTAATTGAAAAAGCAGGTCGTAAATTCGTGTTAGTCACTTACTTACTAGGCACAGCTACCAGCGCATTTATATTTGGGAATGCGGATACTACGATGTTATTGATTGTATCTGGCGCGTTCTTGTCGTTCTTTAATTTAGGTGCATGGGGTGCTTTATACGCGTATACACCTGAACAATATCCTACTGTTATTCGAGCAACTGGTACCGGTATGGCGGCTGCTGTAGGACGAATTGGCGGGATTTTAGGACCATTATTGGTAGGGACGCTTATTACAAGAGGCTACGATATCGGTTGGGTGTTCGGCATTTTCTGTATTGCAATCGTTATTGGTGTGTTGGCAGTTGTTTTACTGGGGAAAGAAACGAAACAGCTGGAACTTGAATAA
- a CDS encoding DUF6054 family protein produces the protein MSVREFDINISPVEAMNKIHNGVIGGSISGKLVDYYERVSGDHQVVVFVLEKFFMRTSNRSSMTVTIDNFGDATKVHAVASGSSESPFFRFDWGAGDSFANSVENALAQHIIS, from the coding sequence ATGAGTGTAAGAGAATTCGATATAAATATCAGTCCCGTTGAGGCAATGAACAAAATTCATAATGGGGTGATCGGAGGAAGTATTTCGGGAAAATTAGTAGATTACTATGAACGCGTTTCTGGAGATCATCAAGTTGTGGTATTTGTTCTGGAAAAATTCTTCATGCGAACGAGTAATCGCTCTTCCATGACGGTAACCATTGATAATTTCGGTGACGCAACGAAAGTGCATGCCGTGGCATCCGGAAGTTCTGAAAGTCCGTTTTTTAGATTTGATTGGGGAGCGGGCGACAGTTTTGCGAATAGTGTGGAAAATGCGCTGGCACAACATATTATAAGTTGA
- a CDS encoding VOC family protein, with protein MFKRIDTVFLPVQDTKRSIEWFEEKCGFKLRWHDEENGYAAMDVGNGETAFTLVRNPQMGSSKPEEHEWFNLYTTDIHATHHFMLDAGVDATLVQTGGNVEFYL; from the coding sequence ATGTTCAAAAGAATTGACACCGTTTTTTTACCTGTGCAAGACACAAAACGCTCAATCGAATGGTTTGAAGAGAAGTGTGGATTTAAATTGCGATGGCATGATGAGGAAAATGGTTATGCAGCAATGGACGTCGGAAATGGAGAAACAGCTTTTACGCTCGTGAGAAATCCACAAATGGGTTCGAGTAAACCTGAAGAACATGAATGGTTCAATCTCTATACAACGGATATCCATGCTACCCATCATTTCATGTTAGACGCAGGAGTCGATGCAACACTTGTACAAACTGGAGGAAACGTAGAATTCTATCTTTAA
- a CDS encoding DNA topology modulation protein yields the protein MKKTQLKHRKILIVGSGGAGKSTLSRQLGERLGLPVVHLDAMFWQPGWKPSPRPEFMERVKKELAKPEWIIDGNYDSTIELRAQYADLIIYLDFSNVVCLYRACKRAWIYRGTTRPDMGKDCPEKIDWEFARWIWRYPKDARPEMLAVLAKVQTDVITLKTPNEVEQWLQQIEDIKKSESSS from the coding sequence TTGAAGAAGACGCAGCTTAAGCATAGAAAAATCTTGATTGTGGGATCGGGAGGAGCTGGGAAATCCACGTTATCTCGCCAATTGGGTGAAAGGCTGGGTTTGCCTGTCGTGCATTTGGATGCGATGTTTTGGCAACCAGGATGGAAACCTTCACCACGTCCTGAATTTATGGAAAGAGTAAAGAAGGAATTAGCGAAACCCGAGTGGATCATTGATGGAAATTATGACTCCACCATCGAATTACGTGCGCAGTATGCAGACCTTATTATCTATCTTGATTTCTCGAATGTCGTATGTCTCTATCGCGCATGTAAACGTGCGTGGATATATCGAGGGACAACACGACCGGATATGGGGAAAGATTGTCCGGAAAAAATAGATTGGGAGTTTGCCCGGTGGATTTGGCGTTACCCAAAAGATGCACGTCCAGAGATGCTCGCTGTTCTAGCCAAAGTCCAGACAGACGTCATAACACTGAAAACACCAAATGAAGTGGAACAATGGCTACAACAAATAGAGGACATAAAAAAGAGTGAATCATCCAGTTAA
- a CDS encoding gluconate 2-dehydrogenase subunit 3 family protein, with protein MAKRVKKFSRRDFLKTSGVATGALIGGGILGGLIGYNSKNATTTPTETKHGGHTETGTSDKGLMFFTSEREFQVLANATERIFPKDDLGPGAIELGVPYFIDSQLAGQYGSNSKEYMQGPFAIGAPTQGYQSRLTRAEIFRQGIAKMEAESSSRFDKGFSDLEGAQMDEILTAIQKDEIKMEGTTSAFFFRLLRTATLEGAYSDPMYRGNNNMDGWRMKEFPGHQMAYINVIDKAEFQKIEPQSLSGKH; from the coding sequence ATGGCGAAGAGAGTGAAGAAGTTTTCTAGACGTGATTTCCTGAAAACTTCAGGGGTGGCAACTGGTGCACTTATTGGAGGGGGAATTCTTGGTGGTTTGATTGGCTACAATTCAAAAAATGCAACGACTACGCCAACTGAAACCAAGCATGGAGGTCACACGGAAACGGGAACGTCGGATAAAGGTCTAATGTTTTTTACAAGCGAGCGAGAGTTTCAAGTACTGGCCAACGCAACTGAACGGATTTTTCCGAAAGACGATTTAGGTCCTGGTGCTATTGAGCTTGGGGTACCGTATTTTATCGACAGTCAATTAGCAGGGCAGTATGGCAGTAACTCTAAGGAATACATGCAAGGACCATTTGCTATTGGTGCGCCTACCCAGGGATATCAAAGTCGTCTGACGCGTGCTGAAATCTTTAGACAAGGTATTGCAAAAATGGAAGCCGAGTCGTCGAGCAGATTCGATAAAGGATTTTCGGATCTAGAAGGTGCACAAATGGATGAAATATTGACAGCAATTCAAAAGGACGAAATAAAAATGGAAGGAACAACATCTGCATTTTTCTTCCGTCTGCTTCGGACTGCAACACTGGAAGGTGCTTATTCAGACCCTATGTATCGTGGGAATAATAATATGGACGGTTGGAGAATGAAAGAGTTTCCTGGCCACCAAATGGCTTATATCAATGTAATCGACAAAGCGGAATTCCAAAAAATCGAACCACAATCTTTAAGTGGGAAGCACTAG